In Chitinophaga oryzae, the sequence TGTTCCTGGACATTGAGATGCCTCCGCATAATGGTTTCCAGCTGCTGGAGATGTTCCCGGTGCTGAACTTTGAGGTTATTTTTATCACTGCCTTCCAGGAATATGCTTTACAGGCCATCAAGTTTGCGGCGTTGGACTACCTGCTCAAACCCATCAAGGTAAGCGAGGTGGAAGATGCATTGGAAAAAGTGAAGAAAAGCAAAAAAGGACGGCTCAACGAACTGGCTTCCATTCTGAAAGACTACGTAAAAAACAACGATAACGCCTTCTCCAAGATAGTAATCCCCGTGAATGACGGCTATAACGTGATTGACCTCAAGGATATTATCTACTGTGAAGCTTTCGACAGCTATACCAAAATCCAGCTGATCAACAACGTGTCCCATCTGATCTCCAAATCCCTGAAAGAATACGAAGAGATGTTGTCCGACAAGGGATTTTATCGCGTACATAAATCCTTCCTCATCAATATTCACCATATTGTGAAGATTATCAAGGGGTTAGGTACCGCTGTGGTGATGAGCGACCAGAAAAATATTCCGATTTCTTCCCGCAAAAAAGACGAGTTTTTCACCCAGCTGAAAGGAGTGATCAACCTGTAAGTTTGTCTGATACTGAAGTTTTTTAGCCGGTGGCCTTGCGCTTAACCGGCTTTTTTATGCGTTCCCTGTATGGAATATGCTGTTCACGAGGTCATGTAACCGAACCTCATATACTTATCTTATTTTCATTATGGGTTTTCATAGATCTAGCTATTACTTGTTAGTTTGTCCAGACTTTACTTGTACTTTTTTAAAAGGGACTGACCAAATGGTCGGTCTCTTTATTTTTAGGCGCTTTTACCCCTGAAAAATTAAGCCCGGCGCTTCAGTGCCGGGATGGAGTAAAAAGCCATCACCGGTACTGAAACACCGGGCTAAAGGTATCAGCAGCGGAGTATTACAGGTTTTCTGCGCCTGCGCCGCCGGTATTGATATTGTAATAGTAGATATTTCCTCCCCTTTGCGGGTAGAAACCTACCAGCTGGATGTTTTTCTCTTTGTCCAGGATGGCGCTGAGCGAGTTGACGGAAGTCACGGGCGTATTGCCTGCTTTCAGGATCACAAAGCCCGGGATCATGCTGGTTTGTTTTTTAATGATACCGGTGCTGATATCATTGACCCTTACACCCCCTTTTACTCCAATACTTGTAGCCTCTTCTTTGGTCAGGTCGGAAAGGTCTGCCCCCAGTCTGTCGAGGTTGGTGATGCGCACCACGTCGGTGTTGCCCTGCAGGTTGCGGAGCGTAACGTTGTTGCTGGTGTATTCCTTATCGCCGCGGGTGTAGGTGATGCTGATCTTGTCACCGGGTTTATAACGGGCCACCTGTTCGCTCATCTGGGAAGATCCGGCTACGCTCACCCCGTTGATTTTGGTGATGATGTCGCCCTGGCGAAGGCCTGCGGCTGCGGCGGAGCTATTGTCCATTACTTCGGTGATCTGCACGCCGTTGACGTCGCGTCTTACGCCGATTTCACGCAGCTGGTCGTCTGTCATGGATGCGATAGCAGCCGGAGAGGCGTATTTAACGCCGAGGTATGCCCGCTGTACGCTGCCATACTTCAGTATATCGTTGACTACTTTCCGGACAAGGTTTACCGGGATAGCGTAGGAGTACCCTGCGTAGGAGCCGGTAGGGGAGGCGATGGCGGAGTTGATGCCCACCAGTTCACCGGCGGTATTCACCAGTGCGCCGCCACTGTTGCCCTGGTTCACAGCGGCATCGGTCTGAATGAAAGACTCGATGGAGTTGTTGATCCTGCCGCCGCTTTTATTGATACCGATAGAGCGGGATTTGGCGCTGACGATACCGGCGGTAACGGTCGCGTCGAGGTTAAGCGGGTAACCGACAGCCAGTACCCACTGACCGATGTCCACGTTGTCGGAGTTGCCATACAGCAGGTAGGGCAGGCTCTTGCCGGGGATCTTGATCACGGCCAGGTCGGTGCTGGGGTCTGTGCCTACCAGCTTGGCCTTGAACGTCTTGTTTTCATTGGCGAGGGAAACGGTGATTTCGTCGGCGTCGGCGATCACGTGGTTGTTGGTCACGATGTAGCCGTCGTCAGAAATGAGTACGCCTGAACCGGAAGCCATCTGGCCGGGGATATAATAGCGGCGGCCATCTCCGCCTCCGTTGAACTCATCACCAAAAAATTCGTCGCCGAAGAGGTCCTGCAGGATGCTGCGTCTTTTCTGTAGTCCATTGGTTACCTGCCGCGGATTGATCTTTGTTTTGATGTGGACTACGCCGGGAACAGCTGTTCTGGCAGCGGTCACAAAATCGGAAGGGGGAACGGCATTGGCTTTGCTTTCGGCGCCCGGCATAGTATACCTTGCATAGTTTACGGGGATGTCATTGGAACCGTTTTGAAAAGTGCCCGGGCGTCTGCCTTCGAAGTATTTGCCATACACAAATATGGCAGCAACGGCAGTAACAGCACTGATCAACACTGTCGTAACAATTTGCTTTAATTTCATATTATAGTGTGTTTAGCGTTGTGATACCAAATAAAGTATTTTTTTAATAATCTAAGTAAGATCAATTTATATGCCCCTGATACAAATTTAGTAGCGGTAGCGGTTGAAACGTATCGTGACATATTTACTTTAACAGATTTTTATATCAATCGTTAAATACTGCTAAAAACAGGCTGACAGGATAACACAGGGCAATGACAATATAACAAAAAAGAGAGACAAAAAGTTAGTCACGCAAAGGCGCTAAGCAGCAAAGGCGTAAAGATTTTGAAGATCAATAAGAAAAATAAGAGAACAGAAAACACCGAAAAGCAACAAAAAGCAAAGGAGCGGAGATGACATTTGATCTCCGCTCCTTTGCTTTCTTAAAATACTTTATTTAATCCTTTGCGCTCTTTGCTGCTTAGCGCCTTTGCGTGACTACAGTTCCAGCAGGAACGCCAGGGTATCTACACCGTCTGCATAATCCGCCAGGGCGGGCTGCTGGGCTTTGCCGAAGGGGGTGAACTGCTGCCCTACGAGGCACTGCAGGTCTGACTGGGCGGCCATGTCTTCCCGGAGCTGTTGTATGTCTTTATAATAGCCGTAGTGCAGTACACTGAGGGGAGAGAACAGGGAAGCCGCCTCATGAAGCAGGATGCTGCCGTTGGTCAGGTAAGCGCTGTTATTGAGCAGGAACAGCGCCAGGTTATAGTCGTAGTTGTTTTTGTATTTGTGAT encodes:
- a CDS encoding LytR/AlgR family response regulator transcription factor — encoded protein: MSNIKAAIVDDEVRNIHILRNILENYCKDVTVVGEAQNINEAAEMIKNNPIDVLFLDIEMPPHNGFQLLEMFPVLNFEVIFITAFQEYALQAIKFAALDYLLKPIKVSEVEDALEKVKKSKKGRLNELASILKDYVKNNDNAFSKIVIPVNDGYNVIDLKDIIYCEAFDSYTKIQLINNVSHLISKSLKEYEEMLSDKGFYRVHKSFLINIHHIVKIIKGLGTAVVMSDQKNIPISSRKKDEFFTQLKGVINL
- a CDS encoding trypsin-like peptidase domain-containing protein, with amino-acid sequence MKLKQIVTTVLISAVTAVAAIFVYGKYFEGRRPGTFQNGSNDIPVNYARYTMPGAESKANAVPPSDFVTAARTAVPGVVHIKTKINPRQVTNGLQKRRSILQDLFGDEFFGDEFNGGGDGRRYYIPGQMASGSGVLISDDGYIVTNNHVIADADEITVSLANENKTFKAKLVGTDPSTDLAVIKIPGKSLPYLLYGNSDNVDIGQWVLAVGYPLNLDATVTAGIVSAKSRSIGINKSGGRINNSIESFIQTDAAVNQGNSGGALVNTAGELVGINSAIASPTGSYAGYSYAIPVNLVRKVVNDILKYGSVQRAYLGVKYASPAAIASMTDDQLREIGVRRDVNGVQITEVMDNSSAAAAGLRQGDIITKINGVSVAGSSQMSEQVARYKPGDKISITYTRGDKEYTSNNVTLRNLQGNTDVVRITNLDRLGADLSDLTKEEATSIGVKGGVRVNDISTGIIKKQTSMIPGFVILKAGNTPVTSVNSLSAILDKEKNIQLVGFYPQRGGNIYYYNINTGGAGAENL